One Thermoanaerobacter pseudethanolicus ATCC 33223 DNA window includes the following coding sequences:
- a CDS encoding D-alanine--D-alanine ligase family protein, which yields MEKKKIAVLFGGQSGEHEVSLMSAKSIINNLDKDKYEIYMVGITKKGEWYLYRGDVGKIETGEWEKEGIPAIMGASTKYRGIITFEDGENGFYPIDVVFPVLHGPNGEDGTIQGLLELLDMPYVGANVLSSALCMDKVFTKRIFKEAGLPTPDFVVVYGKEIEDLEAIKKKIEHLGYPCFVKPANLGSSVGITKVHNEEELPGALKLAAKYDRKLLIERGIDAREIECSVLGNENPEASIAGEIVPSNEFYDYNAKYFDGGKSLLLIPAPLPDEKMEEVRKLAIKAYKALDLRGMARVDFLMDRNTGTLYLNEVNTIPGFTKISMYPKLWESSGKSYSTLLDELINLAVESHNEKCREW from the coding sequence ATGGAAAAGAAGAAAATAGCTGTTTTATTTGGCGGACAATCAGGAGAACATGAAGTTTCTTTAATGTCTGCAAAGTCTATAATAAACAACCTTGATAAAGATAAATACGAGATTTACATGGTAGGTATTACAAAAAAAGGAGAATGGTATCTGTATAGAGGAGATGTGGGGAAAATAGAAACTGGAGAATGGGAAAAAGAAGGAATTCCTGCAATTATGGGAGCTTCTACAAAGTATAGAGGAATAATAACTTTCGAAGATGGAGAAAACGGTTTTTATCCTATAGACGTGGTATTTCCTGTTTTACATGGTCCTAATGGAGAAGATGGGACTATACAAGGGCTTTTAGAACTATTAGACATGCCTTATGTAGGTGCTAATGTGCTTTCTTCTGCTTTATGCATGGATAAAGTTTTTACAAAAAGAATTTTTAAGGAAGCGGGGTTACCTACACCTGATTTTGTAGTAGTGTATGGAAAAGAGATTGAAGACTTAGAAGCTATAAAGAAAAAAATTGAACACTTAGGATATCCTTGTTTTGTAAAACCTGCTAATTTGGGGTCGAGTGTTGGCATTACTAAAGTCCACAACGAGGAAGAACTTCCTGGGGCCTTGAAATTAGCTGCGAAATATGATAGAAAATTATTAATAGAAAGAGGAATAGATGCCAGAGAGATTGAATGCTCTGTTTTGGGTAATGAAAATCCCGAGGCCTCTATTGCAGGAGAAATTGTTCCTTCTAATGAATTCTATGATTATAATGCTAAATATTTTGATGGGGGTAAATCTCTTCTCTTAATACCTGCACCACTTCCAGATGAAAAAATGGAAGAGGTAAGAAAGCTTGCTATAAAGGCCTACAAAGCTTTGGATTTGAGAGGTATGGCGAGAGTAGACTTTTTAATGGATAGAAATACAGGTACTCTTTATTTAAATGAAGTTAATACCATTCCGGGGTTTACAAAAATAAGCATGTATCCCAAATTATGGGAATCAAGTGGAAAGTCTTATTCAACATTATTGGATGAGCTTATAAACTTAGCAGTAGAGAGCCATAATGAAAAATGTAGGGAATGGTGA
- the ypeB gene encoding germination protein YpeB, whose amino-acid sequence MLKRGLTAFALILILILGAWGYRQYIEKISYHRYLQAQYDRSFYQLVSNVENIETSMGKLMVASSDKTTIPILDEIWREAFSGQEHLNQLPIGQPEIDNTSKFLTQIGDYAYSLTKKVASGQKLSQQDLETLTKLQNYAVFLGKNLQDLRKKIQGGYELGNLRQKGTQKMGEIDRKILNVKMSNVNQTMTNYPTLIYDGPFSESLAKTTPKGLVGKEVSYDRALQIAKDFYGKPVESQNKYSPNNGKIKAYGVELKSPGKLPVYINVSQKGGYVVWMMDQRSVNKINISQSQALQYAKKFLEKHGFKNVESTYSMKADGSVQFNFVPVQDEVYLYPDIVKVKVALDNGDIIGFDATAYYMNHTERKLEKPKLTEKEAEQKVNKNLKIEGRKLTLIPLESGKEVLAYEFKGTYKGDTFYVYINALNGNEEKILKVIKTEHGDLTM is encoded by the coding sequence ATGTTAAAACGGGGCTTGACGGCTTTTGCTTTAATTTTAATATTAATCCTCGGAGCATGGGGATATAGACAATATATTGAAAAAATTTCTTATCACAGGTATTTACAAGCACAATATGATAGGTCTTTTTATCAATTGGTGTCTAACGTAGAGAACATCGAAACTTCTATGGGAAAACTAATGGTAGCTTCTTCAGATAAAACTACTATTCCAATTTTAGATGAAATATGGAGAGAAGCTTTTTCAGGGCAAGAGCACTTAAATCAACTTCCTATAGGGCAGCCTGAAATAGATAATACTTCAAAGTTTTTGACACAAATTGGCGATTACGCTTACAGTCTTACAAAAAAAGTTGCTTCAGGGCAAAAATTATCACAACAAGATTTAGAAACCCTTACGAAATTACAGAATTATGCGGTATTTTTAGGTAAAAACTTACAAGACTTAAGAAAAAAAATTCAAGGTGGATATGAACTTGGAAACTTACGTCAAAAAGGTACACAAAAAATGGGAGAGATTGATAGAAAGATTTTAAATGTAAAAATGAGTAATGTCAATCAGACTATGACAAATTACCCTACTTTGATATATGACGGCCCTTTTTCTGAAAGTTTAGCAAAGACTACACCTAAAGGTTTAGTTGGGAAAGAAGTTTCTTACGATAGAGCTTTACAAATAGCAAAAGATTTTTATGGAAAGCCTGTAGAATCACAAAACAAGTATAGTCCTAACAATGGAAAAATAAAAGCCTATGGCGTAGAATTAAAATCTCCAGGTAAATTACCTGTTTATATAAATGTCAGTCAAAAAGGTGGATATGTTGTATGGATGATGGATCAGAGAAGTGTGAATAAAATAAATATTTCTCAATCACAAGCTTTGCAGTATGCTAAAAAATTTTTAGAAAAACACGGTTTCAAAAACGTGGAAAGTACTTATTCTATGAAGGCAGATGGTAGTGTACAGTTTAATTTTGTTCCTGTACAAGATGAGGTATATTTGTATCCAGACATTGTCAAAGTGAAAGTGGCACTTGACAATGGTGACATAATCGGATTTGACGCTACAGCTTACTACATGAATCATACGGAAAGAAAATTAGAAAAACCAAAACTTACGGAAAAAGAAGCGGAACAAAAAGTAAATAAAAATTTAAAAATAGAAGGAAGGAAATTAACACTTATTCCTTTAGAAAGCGGGAAAGAAGTATTAGCTTATGAATTTAAGGGGACCTACAAAGGAGATACTTTTTACGTCTATATAAATGCATTAAATGGAAATGAAGAAAAAATTTTAAAGGTTATAAAAACAGAACATGGAGATTTGACCATGTAG
- a CDS encoding spore germination protein gives MRFFDKIFGKKNDKKEAKNGTLASNSLKVNLDYIKNKLKDCDDVIYRDIWVGENQQYNLAIVFIDGLVDKDLINDHVLHSLLLDSRQAAPSIEKIKGNLYEVIKKGTITGGDIKQITDLDKCILSILSGDTALLFEGSPEIVIISSKGWQMRSISSPEAETVIRGPREGFTETIRVNTALVRRRIRDPNLKIKQIQIGERTHTDVAVLYIEDIVDRNVLDKVMKRLKNIKIDGVFESGYIEQLIEEDWHSPFPQVLSTERPDKVAASLLEGRVAILTDNTPFALIIPTTLATLFQSPEDYYERWMISSLLRILRFLAAIVALVSPAVYIAFTAYHPGLIPTKLTLYVAATRQGIPFPAFFEALIMEATFELLREAGVRLPVPIGQTIGIVGGLIIGQAAVEAGIVSPLMVIVVAVTAVASFAIPSYSAAIAFRMLRFIFMLLAAVFGLYGIMLGFMVVLTHLVVLKSFGVPYLSPFVEIDISDLADTLIKAPLMYFKNRPEILDTPDRKKMKDLREEKIESIEDDRRDNNDKKQ, from the coding sequence ATGAGATTTTTTGATAAGATATTTGGCAAAAAAAACGATAAAAAGGAAGCGAAAAATGGTACACTAGCTTCAAATAGTCTTAAGGTAAATTTAGATTATATAAAAAATAAATTAAAAGATTGTGATGATGTAATATATAGAGATATTTGGGTGGGGGAAAACCAGCAATATAATCTTGCAATTGTATTTATAGATGGGCTTGTAGACAAAGACCTCATAAATGACCATGTACTCCACTCTTTGCTTTTGGATTCAAGACAAGCAGCCCCTTCTATTGAGAAGATAAAAGGTAATTTATATGAGGTTATAAAAAAAGGGACTATAACTGGAGGGGACATAAAACAGATTACAGACTTGGATAAATGTATTTTATCAATATTGAGTGGAGACACTGCATTATTGTTTGAAGGCTCACCTGAAATAGTCATTATTTCTAGTAAAGGTTGGCAAATGAGGTCAATTTCTTCTCCTGAAGCAGAGACAGTTATAAGAGGTCCCCGGGAAGGTTTTACTGAGACAATAAGGGTAAATACTGCCCTTGTAAGAAGACGGATAAGGGACCCTAATTTGAAAATAAAACAAATACAGATTGGGGAAAGAACTCATACAGACGTAGCAGTGCTTTATATCGAGGATATTGTTGATAGAAATGTGTTGGATAAAGTGATGAAAAGACTTAAAAATATAAAAATAGATGGAGTGTTTGAAAGTGGATACATAGAACAATTGATTGAAGAGGATTGGCATTCACCATTTCCTCAAGTTTTGAGCACAGAAAGGCCTGACAAGGTTGCGGCTTCCCTTTTGGAGGGAAGAGTGGCAATTTTGACAGATAATACTCCTTTTGCTCTCATAATACCTACTACTCTCGCCACTCTTTTTCAATCGCCTGAAGATTATTATGAAAGGTGGATGATATCTTCCCTTTTAAGAATTTTAAGGTTTCTTGCAGCAATTGTAGCATTGGTTTCACCAGCAGTTTACATAGCTTTTACGGCTTATCATCCTGGCCTTATACCGACTAAATTAACTTTATATGTTGCAGCAACACGACAAGGTATTCCCTTTCCTGCTTTTTTTGAAGCTTTAATTATGGAAGCGACTTTTGAGCTTTTAAGAGAGGCGGGAGTTAGGCTTCCTGTACCTATAGGGCAAACTATTGGCATTGTGGGTGGTCTCATTATAGGGCAAGCTGCTGTCGAAGCGGGTATTGTAAGTCCTCTCATGGTAATAGTAGTAGCTGTTACAGCTGTAGCTTCTTTTGCAATACCCAGTTACAGCGCTGCCATTGCTTTTAGAATGCTTAGGTTTATATTTATGCTTCTTGCTGCTGTCTTTGGCTTATATGGCATAATGCTTGGGTTTATGGTGGTTCTCACTCACTTGGTTGTTTTAAAAAGTTTTGGAGTTCCTTATCTTTCTCCATTTGTGGAAATAGACATAAGCGACCTTGCGGATACTTTGATAAAGGCTCCTTTGATGTATTTTAAAAACAGGCCGGAGATTTTAGATACCCCTGATAGAAAAAAGATGAAGGATTTAAGAGAAGAAAAAATAGAAAGCATAGAAGATGATAGGAGAGACAACAATGATAAAAAACAATGA
- a CDS encoding GntR family transcriptional regulator: protein MNDFLPLENYKPLRDVVFDYMKDAIITGKLKPGERLMEVQLAEKLGASRTPVREAIRKLELEGLVVMVPRKGAYVADLDAKDLLNVLEVRSSLEGLAASLAAERITEEEIDKLKKIIEEFQKKIEEGDNEGLVKLDKEFHDLIFTASRNDKLIQIMNNLQEHVHRFRVRYINEEKKAKKIHQEHKKITEAIEARDTDAARKWAEKHIRNFQTEVVKDIKYFSYKE, encoded by the coding sequence ATGAATGATTTTCTTCCATTGGAAAATTATAAACCGTTAAGAGATGTAGTTTTTGATTACATGAAGGATGCCATAATTACAGGTAAGTTAAAACCTGGAGAGAGACTTATGGAAGTTCAACTGGCAGAAAAGCTGGGCGCAAGCAGAACTCCAGTAAGAGAAGCGATTAGGAAATTGGAGCTTGAGGGGCTAGTTGTTATGGTTCCTCGAAAGGGAGCTTATGTGGCAGATTTGGATGCAAAGGACCTTTTGAATGTTTTAGAAGTAAGAAGTTCGTTAGAAGGATTAGCTGCTTCCCTAGCTGCTGAAAGAATAACGGAGGAGGAAATTGATAAATTAAAAAAAATTATAGAAGAATTTCAAAAAAAAATAGAAGAAGGTGATAATGAAGGGCTAGTAAAATTGGACAAGGAGTTTCATGATTTAATTTTTACTGCTTCACGAAATGACAAATTAATTCAAATAATGAATAATTTACAAGAACATGTACACAGATTTAGAGTCAGATATATAAATGAAGAGAAAAAAGCGAAAAAAATACATCAAGAACATAAAAAAATTACAGAGGCTATCGAAGCAAGAGATACGGATGCTGCACGAAAATGGGCAGAGAAACACATACGCAATTTCCAGACAGAGGTTGTAAAAGACATAAAGTATTTTAGTTACAAGGAGTGA
- the sleB gene encoding spore cortex-lytic enzyme, which translates to MRKDFILRIKIIITVLVIFITAVFEYAAYDLTKTAMSNLYWGNTGSDVAKVQARLKDWGYYTGAVDGFFGVRTWLAVRKFQAYNGLRVTGIVDDDTKVALGFTTTAQDLAAYYASSSVTTNDDVYLLAMLINGEARGEPYIGKVAVGAVVMNRVRDPRFPKTIAGVIFQPGAFSAVDDGQMWLPPTNDSIRAARDAIAGWDPTGGALYYYNAARVTSYWIFNRPIITQIGSHIFAR; encoded by the coding sequence ATGAGAAAAGATTTTATTCTCCGCATAAAGATTATAATAACAGTTTTGGTCATTTTTATAACAGCAGTTTTTGAGTATGCAGCTTATGATTTGACTAAAACAGCTATGTCTAACCTTTATTGGGGGAATACAGGTAGTGATGTTGCCAAAGTGCAAGCACGGCTTAAAGACTGGGGATATTATACGGGAGCTGTAGATGGATTTTTTGGGGTTAGAACGTGGCTGGCAGTTCGAAAATTTCAAGCATATAATGGCCTTAGAGTTACTGGCATTGTAGATGATGATACAAAAGTAGCTCTAGGTTTTACGACTACTGCACAGGATTTAGCGGCTTATTACGCTTCTTCTTCTGTTACTACAAATGACGATGTCTATCTTTTGGCAATGCTTATAAATGGAGAAGCCAGAGGGGAACCTTACATTGGAAAAGTTGCAGTTGGAGCTGTGGTGATGAATAGAGTAAGAGACCCGAGGTTTCCAAAAACTATAGCAGGTGTTATATTTCAACCTGGGGCTTTTTCAGCAGTAGATGATGGTCAAATGTGGCTACCTCCTACAAATGACAGCATAAGGGCGGCAAGAGATGCGATTGCTGGATGGGACCCTACTGGTGGTGCATTGTATTATTACAACGCTGCGAGAGTGACAAGTTATTGGATATTTAACAGGCCAATTATAACCCAAATAGGCAGCCATATCTTTGCAAGGTGA
- a CDS encoding CLC_0170 family protein, with product MYSLLHFVRQYFTVYMFANVFIVGIYEAFIEPKFLERKGLDRDAKLCRWIGLFYVFIGIVAIILRTFFPM from the coding sequence ATGTATAGTTTACTGCATTTTGTAAGACAATACTTTACAGTTTATATGTTTGCTAATGTATTCATTGTAGGGATTTATGAAGCTTTTATTGAGCCTAAATTTTTAGAGAGAAAAGGACTGGATAGGGATGCTAAGCTGTGTAGGTGGATTGGATTGTTTTATGTTTTTATTGGGATAGTTGCTATTATTTTACGAACCTTTTTTCCTATGTAA
- the spoIIR gene encoding stage II sporulation protein R, giving the protein MKRLIALLVLAIIIAVNFYGAKSSNLQKEDLSRKLIRFHVIANSDSEEDQELKLKVRDAILVDLTPKFEKVKDLKDSERIIKQSIEEIKKVAEEVIRKEGKNYDVKVAYGTFDFPTRYYGTITLPAGNYNAIKVVIGNGEGKNWWCVIFPPLCFIDVTHGFTDTQTAEEVAKYLSQDEIELIEEEKPKVKFKILEIIEEYYNKFKMAWMAP; this is encoded by the coding sequence ATGAAACGGTTAATTGCGTTGTTGGTATTAGCAATTATTATAGCAGTAAATTTTTATGGGGCTAAATCTTCCAATTTGCAAAAAGAAGACTTATCCCGTAAATTAATAAGGTTTCATGTGATTGCTAACAGCGATTCCGAAGAAGACCAGGAATTAAAACTTAAGGTGAGAGATGCTATACTTGTTGATTTAACGCCTAAATTTGAAAAAGTAAAAGATTTAAAAGATTCGGAAAGGATTATAAAACAAAGTATTGAGGAGATTAAAAAGGTTGCTGAGGAAGTAATTCGTAAAGAGGGTAAGAATTATGATGTGAAAGTTGCCTATGGCACCTTTGATTTTCCTACACGGTATTATGGAACTATTACTCTTCCTGCGGGGAATTATAATGCGATTAAAGTAGTTATCGGAAACGGCGAAGGTAAAAATTGGTGGTGTGTGATATTTCCTCCCCTTTGCTTTATTGACGTTACTCACGGATTTACAGATACACAAACTGCAGAAGAAGTGGCTAAATATCTTTCTCAAGATGAAATAGAACTTATTGAGGAAGAAAAACCAAAAGTTAAATTTAAAATACTTGAAATTATAGAAGAGTATTATAATAAATTTAAAATGGCATGGATGGCGCCTTAA
- a CDS encoding Ger(x)C family spore germination protein, producing MKRKLKIVILWVLILLMLTGCWDKIEIEDRAFVMAIGIDLSSSNKRYVVTFQFPNAAQITKGTSGGGGGSEKPSFAVSEVADTIFSASRHISTRIDKALYLGHTQAIIFGKDVVENKDKFQQVLDSLDRSYELSRKVYLLVTPQKAQDILLKKYEMEPNTGAYIRDIFKHYNRTSRFPTIDYNKITKSLHETNGNAIIPKIIAGKDEIKIAGSAIIKNYKLAGWMEDDENMGYMLLTGLVKGGDVAVSTPGDEERIEIPFNISNVIRRRAVKEENGKIIYRVILEVEGDITEYTFEKHGEMMKGDLLNVIERKTSDEIKKMTQKAINRFQKELKVDMLGIGDYIEKYHPSLWEKVGKDWDKIFPEVEIKVDVTSHVRRIGLFR from the coding sequence ATGAAGAGAAAACTTAAAATAGTGATATTATGGGTTTTAATTCTTCTCATGTTGACAGGCTGTTGGGATAAAATTGAAATAGAAGATAGAGCTTTTGTGATGGCAATTGGCATAGATTTATCTTCTTCGAATAAAAGATATGTTGTGACTTTTCAATTTCCTAATGCTGCCCAAATAACAAAAGGTACCAGCGGTGGTGGAGGAGGAAGTGAAAAGCCAAGTTTTGCTGTTTCTGAAGTAGCTGATACAATTTTTTCTGCATCAAGGCATATAAGTACAAGAATTGATAAAGCGTTGTATTTAGGTCATACACAAGCTATTATTTTTGGCAAAGACGTAGTGGAAAACAAGGATAAATTTCAACAAGTTTTAGATTCTCTTGACAGGAGTTATGAATTGAGCCGTAAAGTTTATCTTCTTGTAACTCCGCAAAAAGCTCAGGATATTCTTCTAAAAAAATATGAGATGGAACCAAATACAGGAGCTTATATTCGAGATATATTCAAACATTACAACAGGACATCAAGATTTCCAACAATTGACTATAATAAAATCACTAAGTCTCTTCATGAGACAAATGGTAATGCGATAATTCCAAAAATAATTGCAGGAAAAGATGAAATTAAAATAGCAGGTTCTGCTATTATCAAAAATTATAAATTAGCAGGTTGGATGGAAGATGATGAAAACATGGGATATATGTTGCTAACTGGACTTGTAAAAGGTGGAGATGTTGCTGTTAGCACGCCTGGCGATGAAGAAAGAATAGAAATTCCTTTTAATATTTCAAATGTTATTAGAAGGCGAGCTGTTAAAGAAGAAAATGGAAAAATTATTTATAGAGTTATACTGGAGGTGGAAGGAGATATAACAGAATATACTTTTGAAAAGCATGGAGAAATGATGAAAGGTGATTTGTTAAACGTCATAGAAAGAAAAACTAGTGACGAAATAAAGAAGATGACACAAAAAGCTATAAATAGATTTCAAAAAGAATTGAAAGTAGACATGCTAGGTATAGGAGATTATATTGAAAAATATCATCCGAGTTTATGGGAAAAGGTGGGGAAAGACTGGGATAAAATTTTCCCGGAAGTAGAGATAAAAGTAGATGTTACTTCTCATGTCCGAAGGATAGGGCTTTTCAGGTAG
- a CDS encoding DUF1934 domain-containing protein: MKKAIISVKGTQKNDQNESDTIELITEGNFYIKGNTFYVVYEESELSGMDGTTTTLKITEDKVTLLRFGTNKSKMVFEKNKRYESDYDTPYGKILLGILPTDVKVAMSEAGGEITIKYALDLNNKTVSNNELYLKVWEVN, encoded by the coding sequence TTGAAAAAAGCGATTATATCCGTAAAAGGTACTCAAAAAAACGATCAAAATGAATCTGATACAATAGAACTTATTACAGAAGGCAATTTTTACATTAAAGGTAATACTTTTTATGTAGTATATGAAGAAAGTGAACTATCGGGAATGGATGGAACTACTACTACTTTAAAAATTACAGAAGACAAAGTTACATTATTGCGGTTTGGCACTAACAAATCGAAAATGGTTTTTGAGAAAAACAAAAGATACGAATCGGACTATGATACCCCTTATGGAAAAATTCTTTTGGGAATACTGCCAACAGATGTAAAAGTGGCTATGTCCGAAGCTGGTGGTGAGATTACTATAAAATATGCTCTTGACCTTAATAACAAGACTGTGAGCAATAATGAACTATACTTAAAAGTGTGGGAGGTAAACTGA
- a CDS encoding GerAB/ArcD/ProY family transporter: protein MIKNNDKISANQVAIILFTTMVGAGILSLPADVSKEVGPNGLIAILGGGIASLFFARLILYLSSKFPTETFVEYAGKLITRPISIVISAVLVFYFVMFVSLDARIFGEVLKIYLLPSTPIEIIILTMLFSSAYLVRYGLEPIARMSEILFPIMVIPLVLLFLPALTDVDLSNFLPFMRVSLIKFFKGMLMTTYSFVGFEILYLLFPYVIDRDKLKRSVNSAMFSTMLFYMYITFFVIGIFGYKETREQLWPFLTLIKSINFPVFFIENVEGIIMGIWTFTIFTTIYSFHYFATLILSKLLKAREHSYFVLPAVPIIYLISLIPDSIVTVYKYAGYVSQYMSVFFIAILPILLYIILKVKRLGGKDEEKT, encoded by the coding sequence ATGATAAAAAACAATGACAAAATCTCTGCGAATCAAGTTGCTATAATACTTTTTACTACCATGGTAGGAGCTGGAATATTAAGTCTTCCTGCAGATGTTTCAAAAGAGGTAGGGCCTAATGGGCTTATAGCTATTTTAGGAGGAGGAATTGCTTCTCTTTTTTTTGCAAGGCTGATACTTTATTTATCTTCTAAATTTCCTACAGAAACTTTTGTTGAATATGCCGGTAAACTTATAACAAGACCTATTTCTATTGTTATAAGTGCTGTGCTGGTGTTTTACTTTGTAATGTTTGTAAGCCTTGATGCAAGAATTTTTGGGGAAGTTTTAAAAATATATCTGTTACCTAGTACTCCTATTGAAATTATAATTCTTACTATGCTTTTTAGTTCTGCTTATTTGGTAAGATATGGACTTGAACCAATTGCACGAATGTCAGAAATTTTGTTTCCTATAATGGTGATACCCCTTGTATTACTTTTTTTGCCGGCTTTAACTGATGTAGACTTAAGCAATTTTCTTCCGTTTATGAGAGTTTCATTAATTAAGTTTTTTAAAGGAATGCTTATGACTACATATAGTTTTGTTGGTTTTGAGATATTGTACTTGCTTTTTCCATATGTAATTGATAGGGACAAATTAAAAAGAAGTGTCAATTCAGCAATGTTCTCTACGATGTTGTTTTACATGTATATAACTTTTTTTGTAATCGGCATATTTGGATACAAGGAAACAAGGGAACAGTTGTGGCCTTTTTTGACCCTCATTAAATCGATTAATTTCCCTGTATTTTTCATTGAAAATGTAGAGGGAATTATAATGGGAATATGGACATTCACCATTTTTACTACCATTTATTCTTTTCACTATTTTGCCACTTTGATTCTTTCAAAACTTTTAAAGGCAAGAGAACATTCTTATTTTGTATTGCCGGCAGTTCCAATAATATATTTGATATCCTTAATCCCTGATTCTATTGTGACAGTTTATAAATATGCGGGTTATGTTTCTCAGTACATGTCAGTGTTTTTTATTGCTATATTGCCAATACTGCTGTATATCATTTTAAAAGTTAAAAGATTAGGTGGTAAAGATGAAGAGAAAACTTAA
- a CDS encoding small, acid-soluble spore protein, alpha/beta type, translating to MGRRRGLMSDQLKYELAKELGVYDTVMKEGWGSVSSRNCGNLVKLAIEKAEKMLVGNYNNGNTTF from the coding sequence ATGGGTAGACGCAGAGGCTTAATGTCTGACCAACTTAAATATGAGTTGGCTAAAGAACTCGGCGTTTACGACACAGTAATGAAGGAAGGTTGGGGAAGTGTTTCTTCTAGAAATTGCGGTAATCTTGTAAAACTTGCAATCGAAAAAGCAGAAAAAATGCTTGTGGGAAATTATAACAACGGAAATACCACCTTCTAA
- a CDS encoding nucleotidyltransferase family protein, producing MNAIILAGSTKEDKLPDKAFIEIKGKYMISYVIEALRGCDKIDKIAVVGDPEKLKKVVGIDVIIEQADNIMDNVLKGVELFKNDKRVLILTCDIPMLTKEAVCDFIEKSEATGADLCYPIVRKEDNLKKFPEAKRTYARVKEGVFTGGNIFYVNPGIIDRLIKDAKQFITYRKRPWKLGKLLGGKILFLFLIGRLSISHIEKKAEELFNINGKAIISEYPEIGNDVDKEEDVVMATKYLSRK from the coding sequence GTGAATGCCATAATTTTGGCCGGCAGTACTAAAGAGGATAAGTTGCCTGATAAAGCCTTTATAGAAATAAAAGGGAAATATATGATCTCTTATGTAATTGAGGCTTTAAGAGGTTGTGATAAAATAGATAAAATTGCAGTAGTTGGAGATCCTGAAAAACTTAAAAAAGTAGTAGGTATAGATGTTATCATTGAGCAAGCTGATAATATAATGGATAATGTTTTAAAAGGAGTAGAACTTTTTAAAAATGACAAAAGAGTTTTGATTCTTACTTGTGATATTCCTATGTTGACTAAAGAAGCTGTTTGTGATTTTATTGAAAAGTCAGAAGCTACAGGAGCGGACTTGTGTTATCCTATTGTTAGAAAAGAAGATAACTTAAAAAAGTTTCCTGAGGCTAAAAGGACTTATGCACGGGTAAAGGAAGGAGTTTTTACAGGTGGTAATATTTTTTATGTTAATCCTGGAATCATAGATAGATTAATTAAAGATGCGAAACAATTTATAACTTATAGAAAAAGACCATGGAAATTAGGGAAATTATTAGGAGGAAAGATATTATTTTTATTTTTAATAGGAAGACTTTCAATTTCTCATATTGAGAAAAAAGCAGAAGAGTTATTTAACATAAATGGAAAGGCTATCATATCCGAATATCCAGAGATAGGTAACGATGTTGATAAAGAAGAAGATGTAGTAATGGCAACTAAATATCTCAGTCGAAAATAG